Below is a window of Cardiocondyla obscurior isolate alpha-2009 linkage group LG13, Cobs3.1, whole genome shotgun sequence DNA.
gaggagagagagctTTCAGTTTTGTTGGAGCAAAGTCGTTCACCTGTGCCTGACCACGTTCGACTGCATCCAGTTGACTCCGAATATAGATCACGAAGCGCATGAATATGAATGATAATCTTCTGGCAAtcggtattaaataattagatcGTTAGACACCAGGTTCTATAATCCCGATTCTATTCTCGTTAAAAAGATACTCGCGTACGAATTATAATACATGAGGATATAAGTCAGGttcagaattaaaattccGATTCCCGTTTTAGAACGTATCTTCTTCTCGTtgagattttatttcgtttatttcgaACGCGAAAATAAGTCTCTCCTTTGGACCAGACTTTCttcgagttcttttttttttattattgatggaaataaataaatcttagGGAAAGGAGAgctaacgttattaataattacgaaagtaGATATTTTTGcacgattcttttttattatttattatccggAGGAAACGCTCGCTCGTCTGGTGCCAAATCGAATAAGTCGTGCAGACGGCAAAAACATGCAGACGACTCCGACGGGTCAATTCGGCCAATGGCACTCCCCGTTTTGTTGTACGCACTCCAACATGCTGCACCGCGTTGCACATTCCGTTGACGTCGTCCACCCAACGTCTCTTCTTCGCGGTATTCGAACGcatgtgcgtgcgtgtgcgccGACTTGGGGACCTCTCGGGGGGATAAGAGTGCGTGCCTCCCGGCAATAATAACCATTAAGGCGTGAGAGAATGCGAGGGCTGACGTCACCCATTCAATATTCGTGTGTCAAGCCGTCGAACGCTGTCAAACACGGTTGCGAAAGCGGTCTGTGTCAACGTGACGTTGACATTGTAATCCGATTGTCAATGCCCTCGAAGAAATCCGCCGAAGGGTATCAGTTTATTCGAAATATAAGGGAGAGGCTCCGAAACTTTATGTCGTCTgtcggaaaaaaagaaagaaaagaaattgcaagCTCAAtgataacgtaaaataaaccTAAAGAGGCTCTGATTGTTCGTAAATCGCTGCCGATGTTAGATTGCGCGAGAGGTAACTTTGCTTCGAGAAGTTTAAAACGTGGCCTTCGATGTACTCGCGGAATGGAATGTTGGCACGGACTCGCAGGGCCAACTTCCGGGGATGAGGCAAAACAGCGGCTTCGAGAACAACGCTCCGCTTGTGGAATCTGAACTTGCGTCGAGAACTCGGTGTCTTCCACCCTCTCGGTTGTAGCGCGCGTCACCGCTTTCCCACGAGGGGAAGAGTAAGGTTTGCCGGAACAAACAAAGACATTGGCCGGCCaacgcgagggagaaagacaCGATCGATAAGAGGAACTCTGAGATCGTTAAGACGTTTCCTTTAGCACCCCATGTGCTACCAGGCGAAAGTCATTCTCGGCAACCGACGAATGATCACGGGTATACTCTCGCGCCTTGAGACACTTCTAAGAAGACAGaccgacaaaaaaaaattttattcccaaGATGCACCTATAggaacattaaaataaaatttaaaaaaaataaaaagaaaaaaaatagatcgctcaacttaaataatttttttttaattagcaaatatacatatatcttgcTTTTGTACCGAAAAGTTGAAGATGGAAAGATGCCGTTGCGCTTGGTAACTCCGTGACTCTCACTTGCGTCTATTTTACGTAGAATCCGAATGGCTCCAGCTGCATCGGGGATCTCGTAAACGGAAGTCGTCTTTGAGCCACGATCCAACGAACCCGTACAtctcctcctcctcgtcgGCGCCGGGGAAGTTATTTCTGACGCTCGCGGATCTGCTCGATCGCCGTAACCGGCCTGTCCGCGGGGATATGCATCCCCTAACATTTTCGCGAATCCGAGGAACTGTTTTTCCACTCTCGATACGCCGGTAATTTACGGTCGCGCGCGCCCGTTGATTCGCGGGACGAAAGCTCGTCGTTTCGTCTACGTTCCACCCCGATCTCGACCTCGTTGCTGAAATAAAACCGCGCGTGAGGGCACTGCGGGACGATGACGTGTCCCGCAAAAGTAACGTGACCAAGGTTTACCGAGTCCTTTCTTTTAGATATGCCGTCACGATGTGACATCAGCCTCGTTAAAAAAGCTTGCCCACAATGTAAGATGGATTATGCGGTTTTCGCACGTCCGTTATTCCCTGCAGATCACGTCGGCGTTCCTCGAATCGTTAATGGAAATGCGAACGAGACTAGCCGCGGTAAATGCCAGAGACTCTTCTCTTTCGCAATCCGATGAGTCGCTATAGATTTCCATGTTGATTCACGACAGGAGACTCTAGTTCTGACACGTGCGAACGTATGCCGGAACTGTCGATCGTACTTTTCATTCAGCTGCTCTTTGACAAAATAAtcacgcttcttttttttcattttattttaatttaaaactttaattaaaagcgttctttattttaatcttattttttttatagaatccTAGCTGtcgctttaataaaatcggGAAAGAGGTCAGGaagaaatattgtttcgcAAAGATTGATGCAATTTTCATGCAATTCTGCGATTTCCAAATGAAAGTATATTTCGAAGTAATAAATTTGCTCGACAAACGAGGAAgataaattacagaaatagGTTAAAAATGTCAGACTCTAACAACACTATTAACGGGCAAACCACACCTTAATGTATTTCGTATACCTTGATCAATTTAAATCATTGCGCCGTTCCTTCGATCGATGCTCTCAATCTCGCCTTTCAGCTAAAGTCGTCAAATGTTCCGACATTCTATTTCGTGCTCgacaaatattacaaaatcgcAGTTTctctttacatttattattccgaatatattattatttattttattattgagataaaatatttacacatTGCCAATATTTGCGGTGATctttttcgagaaataaaaaaaaaagttaggaCCCTACGCGACATACATAGCCGCTGGTGTGCGCACCGCGAAGTGAATATAAACTATGGACGTAATGTTCCACGACATTAGGTCGGCTGAAAGAGTGCGTGGGTTTCTACATGGAGTGGATTGAGCAATAAGACACCCCGGCGCCTGTTCGCGTGACATAGTCTCCGTTGAGAAAATTCCGAATAAAAATACGAGAGGGTTGCAATTCGATCGAAGCGCGTGAGGGTAATCATATGTTTCCTTTAATTACAGGCTTGTGCAAACCGTCTAAGAGTACAGAGGAACTGGATTATGAGGGTGACACTCCTTtcgacgaagaagacgaggaagaagacgacgaAGAGGTCGACAATACCGGGATCGCCGAGGCACCTCCGCAAATTTTATCGCAGGCAATAAGCATTCGCGTGAAAGCTGGAAGTACGGTTAAACTACCTTGCCAAGTGGTCCACACAGGTTTGTAAAACaacagaacatttttttttattcgctgaACAGTGCAATGTCACAACGCTCTagccaaaattaatttttaatttactcttAAACGTTGtttagtatttttttcagaatttttttactgCAAGGAAATTATTTgccaaaaagaaattattttatttaataatattcatgaaataattatgacgtaattaacttttaattatttttattttagacaaTTACGTATTTGCGTGGATGAAAGACGACAAGTATCTATACGTCGAGTCGCAGGCACATACAGAGGACTATAAGAGAATCGTACGACTGCCGGACAACACCCTGGTAATTTATAATGCGTCGGTCGAGGACAGCTCCGACAATTACAAGTGCAGCATTCTGCGGAATCCCGACCCCATAGTCTTGACTCATCGCTTGCTGGTTGAGAGATCGCATCAAGACCCCGTGTCTCCGCCGCCGCAGCATTCGCATAAGGGGATTATACGCGTGACACCCGAGAGGAAAGTCGATGTGGAACAGGGCCATAGTATCACGCTCGGTTGCGAGACTGACATACAACCGCCGCCTGAGATCAAATGGTTCATCGAGGTGAAacgtcattaaaaatttcattgaTAACTTTAATGCCGCCACTCTTATCGCgattttttatcgttacaaCAGCACCATCATATTTTTTGCATGACAATTATAAACGCTAAGTAAGCAGAGTCttaataagtttaaaaaaaaaaaaaacaacgctAATTCTGTAACTTCCTTTGTTTCAGAGCAAGAAGGTGGATAATTACAATCCCGATGATGTGATTGTGGACGGAAATTTTATCACGATAAAGAGAGTGAATGAGTCTTTCAGCGGTCTTTATCAGTGTCTTGCCGAGGACGGCTCAAAGACGCCACCAATGGAAGCCATCACCGTCGTCGTTCATTGTGAGTTAATTGCTTATTCTCGTTTAGCTTATACAAGCATATTTATTTACGTTAATGATTTATACGTTCCGCTTTTTCTCGCAGACAAACCTAGGATCGAAGTGGAGAAAAGTATAGTTTACAGCGGCGCGGGAATGGAATCGGAATTGACGTGCATCGTGAGCGCTTATCCCGAAGCAATCATATCGTGGCATAAAGACGAAAGGAAACTTACGCATAAGAAAGGATCAATTGTGATGCATCACGGGATAGGAATGAAGGGCAACAAGACCAAGCACGTTTTGAAGATCCTGCACACTTCGGCACGGGACTTTGGCGAATACAAGTGTCGCGCAGAGAATCCTAATGGCCACGATACTAAAACTATTTTCCTAACAGGTATAATTACTGTTATacatgtacattttttttatataaattatgtaagaTTGATATTTCTCTtagaaagattaataaattgtgaaaatatataaataattctaattctCGTGACTCGCTTAGatagcgataaaattatttattcataaaatcATATGTTTTAGGAGTGCCTTCTCCAGCAAAAATATATGGCGCCGAAATGATCAACGATGATACAGGACTTATTTTAAAATGGCGTTTGGAGAGCTATTCACCGATCAATGAATATAAGGTTTGGGAATGTTAATcatatgcatttttttttttcttggtaGAACTCGTAAAGTGTGATAGTTGTAAACGCAATTTTTTGCTTTACAGTTACAATACCGCCGCAAGGGTGATAAGGAATGGAACGTTGTTAAACCTGAAGTCAAAGACGGCACAGGAAATCAATTTATGATAGAATATCCAATTCGAGACCTTCAACCTGGATCCTACGAAGCGATCTTAAAGGCTAGAAATACATTCGGATGGTCTATGGAATCGGAACCACATATATTTAATGGAGgtgcgtatataaaaaaatattaagtacaattaagatattaacacaaataaatgataaaaaatgacaaatattaaattttgtctttttttgttttagattATCCACCTGATTTGCCATTaagtatgtaatttttaatattaaaaaaacaatttcttttaaataagacattaatttttttaaatattcttttacattacattctcaacttatttttttatttacagaagAAAATTCGGCATCTGTTCGATCTCCCGGAATTCTTTTAGCGTTGATCCTAGTCGTTTTATCTTGTGCCTTCACAACTTTGTAACTCTTTACTTAAATCTAAAATACGTAGGTAAGTgtaataacgtaaatttatgaataaaagataaaagctAATaacaaacttattttaataatactgaTTTATTTATGATGTAGATAATTTGCTGCAGCCAAAGCAACACCTGCAAACGCCATGGTGGATTATTAATGTAGGAACACTTAGGAAACACAGCTCATGCTCATGCATCTTGCTTccttttttcaattaaagtttattttacgcatattatatgtgtaataaaattttttgaaatatacgGGCATTATCGAGGCACattaatatacaatacattttatgtagttaaaatttcgtaaattttattggCATACAACTCACCTAAGTGTTCCATTAAAGTGTattgtaaatgaaaaagatgAGCATTTTAATTGTACTCCGTAAAATCATGGATAACTATTAAGGGATACtgtactttaaaatatatacataatttatatgctTTATCATATACTcatatgtacatatgtatgcacatacatgtgtatgtatgtgtatgtatgtatgtatacatataatatagtATTCACTATACATGCGTAAGCTCACAGAGACACACaatcatattattataatttatttttgtatgcTTAAGATTATTAGAAACGTGTTCAAAGATGTCGCTTGGTGCCATGTACACGGGTCTACTACTTCCGAAAAATCGTGTACAGAATCTGATCTGTTGTCCACAGTGCACGCGTGGAAAGAATATGTACCTAAAATAACGTAGTGGAAGTAAATGTGTAGTGACGTATGCTGTTGCGATAATACATCGTGTATAACTGAGTCGACGAAAAGTATAAAGTTGGAAGCACTCATACTGTTGTACAagaattattcattaaaaacaTTACGTCCACGTTCTTGTATGTTTGCttccaataaaaataaatttttttttaatttacttctaCGTTTCTcgaatatgtataatgtgatGGGCGAGTGATGAATGTGATTGAAGTGAATATGCGAAAGAATGACGTTCTATAGTGTTTTCCAATAGTTTGCTAGCTTTTAGTGCTGATATGTTGttatattgatttataattaacgttatatACAATACCATAAGTAACCATAATCGTGTAAGAAATTGCCTATTTTAAAAACGGTGTGTTTGTCGTAAATATCACAACATACATAGGTACATAAAACAGCCATATATCTTCtacatttctaaaatattcagaatattctttatgcaaaaatacatatacgtacaATTTTGATAtgcttaaaaaa
It encodes the following:
- the LOC139107503 gene encoding lachesin isoform X1, whose protein sequence is MLPPRILGLLVLLLAVQGLCKPSKSTEELDYEGDTPFDEEDEEEDDEEVDNTGIAEAPPQILSQAISIRVKAGSTVKLPCQVVHTDNYVFAWMKDDKYLYVESQAHTEDYKRIVRLPDNTLVIYNASVEDSSDNYKCSILRNPDPIVLTHRLLVERSHQDPVSPPPQHSHKGIIRVTPERKVDVEQGHSITLGCETDIQPPPEIKWFIESKKVDNYNPDDVIVDGNFITIKRVNESFSGLYQCLAEDGSKTPPMEAITVVVHYKPRIEVEKSIVYSGAGMESELTCIVSAYPEAIISWHKDERKLTHKKGSIVMHHGIGMKGNKTKHVLKILHTSARDFGEYKCRAENPNGHDTKTIFLTGVPSPAKIYGAEMINDDTGLILKWRLESYSPINEYKLQYRRKGDKEWNVVKPEVKDGTGNQFMIEYPIRDLQPGSYEAILKARNTFGWSMESEPHIFNGDYPPDLPLKENSASVRSPGILLALILVVLSCAFTTL
- the LOC139107503 gene encoding protein amalgam isoform X2, which produces MKDDKYLYVESQAHTEDYKRIVRLPDNTLVIYNASVEDSSDNYKCSILRNPDPIVLTHRLLVERSHQDPVSPPPQHSHKGIIRVTPERKVDVEQGHSITLGCETDIQPPPEIKWFIESKKVDNYNPDDVIVDGNFITIKRVNESFSGLYQCLAEDGSKTPPMEAITVVVHYKPRIEVEKSIVYSGAGMESELTCIVSAYPEAIISWHKDERKLTHKKGSIVMHHGIGMKGNKTKHVLKILHTSARDFGEYKCRAENPNGHDTKTIFLTGVPSPAKIYGAEMINDDTGLILKWRLESYSPINEYKLQYRRKGDKEWNVVKPEVKDGTGNQFMIEYPIRDLQPGSYEAILKARNTFGWSMESEPHIFNGDYPPDLPLKENSASVRSPGILLALILVVLSCAFTTL